The DNA segment TTCGGCCTGATAGAATGCGGGCGGCTTGACTTCGTGCATGGGAAAAGAAATCCATCGAACATTCGGGTTTGGACTGGATTCGCCGGTTACTTCACCGGCCAGTCCCTTTTTCCCGTGAAATCCCCCGCGCGTCGCGACCATAATCGGGCGGTCCGGATGGCGGTGCAAGGCGGCCCACATTGCTTTCTGAATACCCTCGGAACCGCTCGCCGCCCACAAAACCTTCTGCGCCTTTGGATTGTGCATGCTTTCAATCAGACGTTCGGAGGCCTCGACTTCCACGGGGGCAATCATATTGTAGGCATTGCGCGGCAGACCGGACGCGTAACGGCGGTAAAGCCGTTCGAACAACGGATGACCGTGGCCGAGGTTTGCCACGAGGACGCCACTCGTAAAATCAATGAGTTTCCGGCCGTCCACCGTCCAAATGTGGCAGCCTTTGGCTTTTTTTACCACGAGTTGCGAGGGGGTATAGGTTCGCAGGCCGCGGCCAACAACCTTGTCCAAACGCCGGCGGATTGCGTTTCCCTTCGGTTCCTTTGGATGAAGAATTGTTTCCTCTTTCATGAAATACTTCCCTTTTCCTTGAAAAAATCAAATGAAATACATTGTGCTGGCGCTGGCGCGATCGAGTATAGTCCGGACGGTGACTTCACGCAGGACGTTCTCGATGCCTGCCGCGACTTCTCGCCAAGTGGGGGCGAGGTCGGCGGAACCTTCGTCTCGCACCGGCAGGGGACGAAGCACGGGCCCGTCCACCGCTTGCACGATGTCCAGCAGCGTGATGGATTCGGGCATACGTCCCAGCAGATAGCCGCCATGCACGCCGCGAACGCTGCGCACAATGCCGGCGCGTTTGAGCTGGAGCAATATCTGGACGAGGAATTTTTCCGGAATGCCACGCTTTCGGGCAATGGCCTCTATCGTCGTCGGTTGCGACATGGAAGAAAGACGAGCCAATTCGATGACCGCGCGGCAGGCATATTCACAACGTGACGAGATATTCATCGTGGACAATCCGATCCTGAAACAGGGGCAAGAAACAGCGGCGGCGGCGAGTTGGCCGAATCGGCAGGCGGCAAGAACACCGTGAACACGCTGCCCTTGCCCGGTTCGCTGGAACATTCGATCGTGCCGCCGTGTTCCTTTACGATTTTCCAGCAGCAGGCCAAGCCCAATCCCGTCCCGCGCGATCCTTTGGTGCTCGAAAAAGCATCGAACAAATGGGGGATCATTTCCGGCAAAATACCGCAGCCCGTGTCGCTCACCTGAATCGTGTGTCCGAACGAGTCGGCGGAGCACGCCACCGTCACATGGCCTCCCTTATCCTGGCAGGCCTCGATGGCATTGACAATGAGATTGAGCGCCAGACGGTATATCGAGGCGCCGTCCACATACGCGGGGGGCAGGGGAACGGGGTCGAAATGGAGTTCGGCGTGGGCGTCCTTTGCGCGCAGTTCAATCGTGCCCAACACGTCTTCGATGATTTTGTTCAGATCCGTCGCGGTCCGTTCGGGTACGCGCTCCTTCGACAGCATCAACAGGTTGAGCATGAGTCCTTCAATGCGATCAATCGATCGTTTCAGGACCGGCCACCCCCATTCGACGCGGCGCCATTCCTTGGATTTGGTGGCTTCTTCGACGATTTCGGCGCCGCCTTTCATGCCGGTTAGGATATTTTTCACGCAATGCCCGACGCTCGCCATGGCAAGGCCGATGGCCGCCAAACGTTCCTGCTCGACTTTCTCGTGGTGGAGTTGGGCGTTTTCGACCGTCAACCCCACCACACGGCCAAGCGCCATGAGGAGTTCGAAATCGCCGTGCGAAAAGGGCATCGCCTTGGTGCCGGAATCCACGTAAAGGGCGCCAATGACGCCCTGCCGGCCGCATAGCGGCACGCAGATGGCCGATCGGATGGCGTGGGCCATCACGCTTTTCGACGCGTCGAAACGCTCGTCCGCCAAGGCGTCCATCGTCATGACAGCGTCCTTCTGGCCCAGCACGCGATCGATCAGCGTGCGACTGAGGGGCGGGCCATCTCCGGTTGTTTCCTGCGAATGCGAGGCCCGGATGACCGGCATTTGCGTGTTGGCATCTATCGTGAGGATGAATCCCCGCTGGGCCGGCACGGCCTCGAAAATCAACGCCAGTATCTGCGAAAGCAAATCGTCCATGTCGAACACGCTGCCCAGCAGATGGGCCGCCCGATAGAGAATCGGCAGGCGGCCCTTGTCGCCGGGCGAGACCATTTGCTCGTACAGCAGTGTGCCCTGATGATAGGAAATGGTCGTGGATGAACTGTTCACCGGGACGGCGCGTTCGATGGAAAACAGATAGTCGCCGATCTGGAACCGGTCGCGCTCGGTCAGGACCGTCTTGCGCATCAGGCGGCCGTTGACGTAGATGCCGTTGCGCGATCCGAGATCCTCGAGCATGATCTTGTCCAAATCGAGATAGACGCGCGCGTGCGAGCGCGACACGGCGCTATCTGTCAGAATTACATCCGCGTCCGTGCTGCGGCCGATTGCCAAGCCGCCTTCCCCGATGCCGAAACGTCCGAACTCCAATCCGCCTTTGTGTACAACGAGTTCGTATTGATCCATTTACCTCACCGCTCCATTGATGGTGTAGAGCAGAAAGACCGGATCCACTGGCTTCTCCACAAATCCCTCCGGCCTTGCCACGCCGTACCGGTTTCCCACCGACGCCTCATCCTCTTTCGCTTCCTGCTCGAATTGATTGATCGCCGTCAACATCACGACGGGTATGTCTTTCGTAAAAACGCCCTCGCGCAGTTCCTTGAACGTCTCAAAGCCATCCTTGACCGGCATCATCAGATCAAGCACGATCAAATCCGGCGCCTCGTCGTTGGCCATGTCGATCGCTTCTTGGCCGTTGACGGCTTCAACGACATGCCACCCTTCCGTTTCGAGAATGGTTCTCACAAACAGGCGGACATCGCTTTCATCGTCAACAACAAGAGCCTTGCGACGATTTTCAAGCATGGTTCCCTTCGGCGGCCTTGCCGCAATGTCGTTTTCAGCGACTGGATTTCCCTATTGCTAAATCGCTGTCGAGGACACATGAATACTCTAACAAAAAGCGTCACCCTCAACGGAATTGATTCTAGGGAAACCTTTCCCCACATTCAACCCCATCAACGCGAGCCCAAATTCGCCATCCCCTTCACGTGTCCATAATTCCGGCGACGACAACGAGACAGGCGTTCTATTTCTTTTCGGCGACATCATAGGCGATCAGGGCGTCGCCGTGGCGAATATAAAGACGGCCGTGAGCGATGGTCGGATGTGCCCAATGCTGGTGTGTTCCCTGTTCGACGGTGAACTGGCCGGTGCGTTCAAAACCCGACGGGACGGCTTTGACAAGACTGACAATGCCGGTTTTCGGCCCTTCATAAGTGTAGAGCATGCCGTCGGCGTACACGACGACGCACTCCTTGATTTCCTTTGCGCTCCACAGGGTGCGGCCCGTGGCCATTTCGACGCATACCAGCCGGCCCCGCTTCGAACTCGTCCCGTAGAGGCAGCCGTCCACCAGCACGACGCCGTGATGCAGCGAATCAAGGTCGCGATTGGTCCATTTCGACGTTACCGACATCCCGTCCGGCGCCATTTCGAGCGCGCCGCCGCCCACGGCGTCGCCCGCGGTGTAATACACGAGGCCGTTGCTGTACACGGGCGGGACGGCGTGTATGTCCCACGGCACTTTCTGCTCGAAAGACCACAACAACGAGCCGGTTTCCGCGTCGGCGCCGAGAATGTACTTGCTGGTTTCAGCCAGGAGAATGCGACGTCCATGATGATTGGCGATGACGGGCGAGCAATAGGAAGCACGGTCTTCGAGACCCTTGGTGGTCCAGACGGTTTCGCCGGTCATTTTATCCAGGGCCGCGACGACGGCGTCCTTACCGCCCGGCGTGCAGATGACGCGTTCGCCGTCAATCAGCACCGACTCGGCCAGATTCCACAGGTTGTTCGAACCGTTGAAACGTTCGAGAACGTTCACTTCCCAACGTTTTGCGCCGGTGTCGAGATCGATGCAATAGACCATGCCCAGCGCGGACATCAGGTAGGCCCGATTGCCATCCAGCGTGGGGGTCGAACGCGAACCGGGCGCCTGATCGTTCGTGGTTTCCTTTCCGTATGGGATTTTCTTTTCGACCGTTCCATCCGCGCTCAGGACGAACAGGTGGCCGATTTCGCCTTCGAGCATGCCCGTTGTATACAATTTTCCCTGTACGGCCGATACCGACGAATAGCCCCGGCCCAGCCCCTGTGCAATCCATGCAATGGACGGACCGCCCTCAGGCCATGTCTTCAACAAGCCTTGTTCGTCGAATTTGCCATCGCGGTTGGGGCCCCGAAACTGCGGCGAATCACCCGCAAAAGCCATACATGAAATGTACAGCAACACGGTTGAAAAAACGGCTGCGGATGTCTTCATCGTCGTACCTTTCGTTATTTATTGTCCAAAATCACGCGATAGCGTACCTGCGGGAGAAGTCAAAAACAAACCGGACGTCAAAAGACTGTCACGGGTGTCGGGAAAAGGACTGATTTCCAAAATCCCATGGGGGCATGATACGATACGCGCCCTGCAGATCGAGGAAACAGTTCATGGGCACTTTTCGCGTGGCCATTCGCATTCTGGGGATGGCGGGCTACATCTTGGCGTTTTTTGTGTTATGGACGCTGGGGCGGCCATTTGCGCGCCTGTTTGAGGGCGGCGCCGTCCGCTGGCGGCGTTTTGCGTTTCGGACATGGGCCCGTTGCGTGGCGCGCATGTTCGGCATGCGGATTATCGTCCATGGCCAACCGCCAAAACCGCCCTTCTTCCTTGTTTCAAACCATTTGACCTATATGGACGGCCTGACCATCGCCAGCGTGGTGGGCGGCGAATTCGTCGCCAAAAGCGAAGTGGCGCATTGGCCCGCCATCGGCTTTTTCGCCCGGCGCGTCAATGCCATTTTCGTGGACCGCCAGAAACGAAGCGACACCGTTCGCGTGAACAAACTCATCCGGGAAACGCTCGATCGGGGTGAAGGGGTCGTGATGTTCGCCGAAAGCACGACATCCAAGGGCACGACCATCATGCCCTATAAAACGGCCCTGTTTGCACCGGCCATTGAATATGGCATTCCCGTTTATTACGCAACGATCCATTACAATCCGCGCCCCGGTCTGCCGCCCGCAACGCAATGGATTACCTGGTGGGAACCCATTTCGTTCGGGGCGCACTTTGTCCGAATGGCCCAATATCCCGGCTTCGATGCGGTTCTCACCTTCGGAACGGAACCCATTTCTGGAACGGACCGCAAAGAACTTGCAAAAGCGGTCCATGAGGCGTCCTTGCGGCAATTTGTCCCGATGGAATAGCCCCTGTCCAGCCTCGTCCACGAAACCGACTTGAGCCGGCAATGGCCGGTATGGTCTCATGTGTTGCATGCGAAATGCCTTTGGACTGGTTCTCATTTTCACGGCGTTGGCGGCGCATGCCAACGAACCTGTTACGATCTTTTTCTGGGGCAGTGAGTGGGACACGCTCGCTCTGGATCTGATCCAGGATTTCGAAACACGTCACGACGGCCGCGATGGGTGTCCTCCCATCAAAGTCATCATGGGCCAGACGGCCTGCATCAACAATATTGACGATCCGCAGCGGCTCATGACGGCCATTGCGGGCGGCGATCCGCCGGATGTCGTATGGTTCAACCGTTACGCCGTCGGCGGCATGGCCGCGCGGGGTGCGTTCGAATCGCTCCAACCCTTCTACGATCGCGATTTGGCTGAATATCCAAACGATCCAATGACGTTGCGCGAGGAACAGTTCTTCCCGGCATGCTGGTCTGATGTCATGGTCAAGGGGGAACTCTTCGCCATCCCCGCCGACACGGATAATCGCGCCCTCTATTACAACAAGGACATCTTCGACAAACACGCCAATGCCCTTATCGCCGCCGGATGCGTTGATCCGGACGATCCGGCGAAACCCGGTCCGCCGCGCGATTGGGATCAACTCCGAAAGTGCGCGGAGATCCTGACCGAACGCGACGACAACGGGCGTTTGATCCGCGTGGGATTCATACCGAATTTCGGTAATTCGTGGTTGTATCTCTACAGTTGGCTGAACGGGGGGCGATTTCTGAGTCCCGACGGGCGGACCTGCACCCTCAACGGTCCCGAAACCGTCGAGGCGCTCGCGTATGTGACCGAAATCTACGACCTGATGGGCGGCGCGGAAGCGGTCAGCGTGTTTCAGACATCACTGCAGGGCGGCGATCTCGACCCGTTTCTGTCAGGGAAAATCGCAATGCGAGTGGACGGCGACGGCTTCCTCAACACGATAGCGAACCAACGGCGCGACATGCGGTTTGGCGTCGTGCTCACGCCGCCGCCCGCGGGCAAAAAAGCGCTCGGCTGGTCGGCGGGCTGGTCATGGGCGATGCCGAAAGGAGCACGCCATCCAAACGAGGCGTGGAAATTCATCAAGCACCTTGCGTCGCGCCAAGCCTACGAAATACGCGCCAATGCCCGAAAACAGGCCGCTCAGGCCGCAGGCAACATCTTCATCCCGTGGTTCAGCGCGCGTCGCGACGTCACCGAATGGGCGCTCGAACATTACCTGTACGCCAATCCCGGCATCGAAGAGAAGTACAAGGATGCGATGCGCGTATTTTTCGGCGGCATGTCCTTCTCGGAGCATTTGCCCATTACGCCGGTTGGGCAATTGTTGTGGACGGCACAGGTCCGCGCGCTCGACAGCGGCATCTTCAAGCGCTACGACAAGAACGATACCCGTAAAAACGCGCAAATCGCGCTCGATTTGAACGCAAAAATGGTGCAGGCCGAACTGGATCGAATCTACAATCCGAAACCGTACCCAGTGGTCCGCTGGGCCCCGCTTATAGGGATATACGTGGCCATGGTCATTGTGGGGTTGCCGTTCGGCTATTGGCATTTCGGACGCCGCGTGCGCGCGCGCGGCTATTTTCGGCGTGAACACCGCGCCGGTTATTTCTTTGCCATGCCGTGGCTTGCCGGATTCATTCTGTTCGGCGGCGGCCCCATCTGTTTTTCGTTATTGATGAGTTTTTGCCAATACGATGTGCTGTCGCCGCCCAAATTCGTCGGACTCGACAATTACACCGCAATGCTCACAGACGATCCGTTGTTCTACAAGTCGCTCTGGAACACCCTGTTCATGGCAATAGGCATTCCGCTGGGCATGGCCTTGAGCCTCGCGATCGCCCTGCTGCTCAACTATGAAATCAAAGGCATGGCGATCTACCGGACATTCTTTTACCTGCCCGCGATCATGCCCGCCGTCGCCGCTTCGATATTGTGGGTATGGATTTTCAATCCCGACGCGGGCATCCTGAACGCCCTGCTCGCCAAGGCCGGGGTTCACGGCCCGGCGTGGCTTCAAAACCAATACTGGTCTAAACCCGCGTTGATCGTCATGGGACTCTGGGGCGCGGGCTCCGGCATGATCGTATGGCTCGCGGGGCTGAAGGGCATCCCCCGCCATCTTTACGAGGCCGCCGAACTCGACGGCGCCGGCCGTTTCCGACAGTTCTTCCACGTCACGATCCCCATGCTCAGCCCCTATATTCTGTTCAACCTGATCATGGGCATCATCGGCACATTTCAAATCTTCACGCAGGCCTTCATCATGACACAGGGCGGCCCCCTCGACTCGACCCTCTTCTACGCCTACCACCTCTTCAACAACGCCTTCCGTTATATGAAAATGGGCTATGCTTCCGCCATGGCGTGGTTCCTTTTCGCCATTGTGCTTGTCCTTACCGTCGTCCAACTCCGCCTCTCCAGGATTTGGGTCCACTACGAAACGGAAAATTGATCCTCCATTCGGGAAGAAACGCCGGACGCACCCGGTTTGCCCCAAGGGCGATAGGGCATTATGGAGGGGATGAAGTCGTGGCTACTTCAGATATTTGGCCGGATTGACCCGGACGCCGTTGACATGGACTTCGTAGTGGATATGGGGTCCGGTGCTTCGCCCGGTCGAACCCAGTTTGCCGATGACGGTCTTTCGGTCCACCTGATCGCCCACTTCGACCAGCCGGGTCTGGAGATGACCGTACCATGTTTCGATGCCGCCGCCGTGGTTGATCTTGACGAGGTGGCCGAGGCCGCCCTTGTCGTATTCGGAGTAAACCACGGTGCCTTTGGCTGTCGCAATTACGGGCGAACCCAGCGGGGCCGTAATGTCCGTGCCATCGTGATGGGAAATCCGGAACGTGTACGGATCCTTCCGAAATCCGAAGGGGGAACTGATGTCGCGGCGGCTGCTGAGCGTCGGCCAGATGGACGGTAGACGCGTCACTTCCTCCTGCTTGGCCCGTAGATCACGGACCAATTCCTGCAGGCTGGCTGTCCGCAAATTGATTTCCTGGATGATCAGATCGGCCGAGGGCTGCGAAAGCCCGTAGATTACGCTGGGGGAAACAATTTTGGGATCTTCCGTCTCGTATGCCAAGGCATCGAGCGAACTCGCTCCGCCGCCTTTTCCGCCGCCTCCGGGAGCCATGCTGACTTCCCGTACCGTGCGCCGTGGCGCAAGGCCCGTCAGGCCGCGCGCCTGGTTTTCCATGTCGCGCAACTCGCTCAACTGGGCCGTTATCCGCGAAAGAGTGGCGTCATATTCCGAGCGAAGCCGCTGTTCGAGTTCAAGGCGCTCTTGGGCGGTCATGGCCGGCTGGGGATTCGGAGCCGAAAATTGTTGCGCATACTGGGTTTCAAGGTCGCGCCGCACCTGTTCGAGGTGCTTTACCTGCCGGACATAGCACTCATGGCGCTTGAAAAAGAATGAAGTGGTGAAAGACAGCCCAACCACCACCATCACCACCAGCCATATCTGGTAAGCGCTCAGATTAAGCGTTCGCGAGCTGCCCCGATCATGGGGTATCAGCATCACGGTCCACTTTTTCATCCGATTAGGCTCCCACGATGCGTCCGTAATCCAAGTTTCTGTGCTACAATTGGCTCGGAGCCGGGTAATTCCACCACCCATTGTACGGGCATTCTCGTGTACCCGTACGGCGAGGCATCTCTACTTCATCACGTGTCCTCGCGCAGTCAGACTGCTTTCAATTATATCGGCAGTTCCCTTCAACGCGGTCAAAATATAGCATACAAAGTGTCCTGAGTCAACCCTTTTTAGAATGTCATTATGCTAATAATATTATAAGTAATAATTCACGAATTTCGATCAATACACAATATGAATTTTCGGAGTTCCCGCAGGAGTTGCGAGGCGGATAATGGCTTTTACCGGGTCGAAATCGGTGTGCGCCGTCCCGTTGACTTCCACGGATTTCATTGGTAAATCCCCCGGATGACGGACGCGCAAGACAATGGCGCCGGGTGTGCTGCGTGCGGGCGGTGTAATCGAGGCGTCAATATGGCCTTTTGACACGGAGGAGACGATTCGATAACCGACCGTTCCGAATCGCGTTGGGGCGTTTTCGATGGCGATGACGTTGCCGTCGTTGAACCATTGGCTGGGTGCGAACGGCGCCAGCCAGAGATCCTCTCCACGTTCGGCCACGAAGAGGGTGCGCGTCTGGACCAGAAACCAGCCGGTTTCGTGGGTTTTGTTCCATGCGCCGATGTTGTGGAAATGCTCCCACAACGACAGGTTTTCGAGGCTCACTTGGGCCGCGAGGGCGTTGAAATACGATCTTAGAAACGGCTTGACGTCATCGCGCAGGGCGTAAATTTCGGCATTGCGGGTGTAATACGGTTGAACTTTGGAGAAACCTCCCATGTTGAAGAAATCGGCTTCATTCTTGTCTGCGGGATAGTCGCCCATGCCGCTTTGGAGAAACCAGACATTTTCCATGTGATCGATCATTTGCTCCGTTTCGGGATCGCCGGGTCCGATGACTCCCAGCGGAACAAGATGATGTGCGCCCAACTCGACATCGTATGCCCAACTGCGGTTGCCGTCTTCTCCCGGGATCATCTCTCCGGTCGTGCCGAATCCATAGAGCATGCCGCTGTAGGCCGGAATGCACAGCCCATCAAACAGCGGCCATGCGGGTGTCCGGGCTTGGTTCCACCGGTAGGCGTACAGGATGGCTTCCCGGAATCGGTCCGCTTCTCCGGACAAGCGCCCCGCTTGCGGATGCCGTATCCGATTCAGGGCATCGGCGATTTCCCGCAAACCCGCATAATAGTGGGCTTGAATCGCGAAACGGTATGCGAAACGATTCCAATCGGCGCCAACACCGGGCGGCACAAGACCGGCTTCCGGTGTTTCTTCGGGGGAACGGTTGGTTCGGCGGGTCTTCTCGCACTGCCGCGCAATCCATTGGGCGGCTTGCGCGGCCTTGGGCGCGACAAGATCGAACCATGGCTTGTCCTGCCACAGGGCATGATGTCGCGCCAGCGTCCATAGATGCCAGCCTGTGCCCATCAACGTGTAGCCGGTCGTCAGCAGGCCATCGGGCTTGTAGCGTTGGACAAAAAAATCAAGGGACCGCCGCGCGTAATCCCGATGCCCCATCAAATCCATGCCGTAAATGGGCGCGTGCGCCTCGCTTTCAAGGGGGCCGTAACGATCGGAAGCAATCCATGCCGCCACCGTTGCGCCGTCGCGTTCGTTGCGCGCGGCCAGCAGACAATGCGCCTGCGATGCGCGGATGATAGAACTCAACAGCGGGTCCGGAATCTCAACCTGCATCGCCCCGGCCATGATCCGATCCCAATAATCCCGGAAGTCCGCAAAAAGGGGCGCGCAATCCGGTTCCGGTTCGAAGTCGGCGGCAAGCGCCTGCCACAACGGGATAAAAACGGTGCATCGCAGACGGTTGCCCGCCGTTACCCGGCCCGCAATGGCCAGTTCATCACCGGCCGCGAAGCACTTCAATCCCTCGTCCACCATGGCGACATGAGCCAGAAGCCGGCCCCGCTCAACAAACCATCCGCGAGCGTTGTTCGGGTCTGTCTCCGGTTTGTATGCGCGATCGCCACCCGCGACGGCAAGACCAAGCGAGACTTCGCCCGATCCTTCAAAGGTATATTCCGCGACGCATACCGGCTTGTCGTAGAGCCATTGCGGCGCGGTGGCAAGGGGACGTCCGCCCGGCGCAACGAATACGCACTGACGGTACATCACGCCGCCTTCTTCGATTGTGATTTCCGGCGCGGGCAGCCATTCGCCGCGCAAGATACGCTTGGCGACAGGCGCTTTGCCCGAACCGAACCGCATACTCATGCGACAGGAAGGAGATGTTCCGCTGCCTGTTTCGGGCGGAATCCCCCCCAGCGGCTCGAACTGGATGCCGCCGTCACGATGCGCGATGACTTTCCGGTTGTCGCATGCCAGCGAAAGCATCGTCGGGCCGTTATTTTGGATGGGATTGTGCGTATGCGCCAACGCTTGGGCAAGCGATTGATCCGGCATGGCCCGCACGCGTTCCAGCACCGACTTGTGGCCGGCGAGGGAATCGCGGTACTCGGTCAGCGAAGTTGGTTCGCTGTCGGGCGTCGCATAGACCCCGATTGCGGGGACATACACCCGTTTGAGCGACAGCACGTCTTCGACGGCAATCCCGCAGGTTCCCCGAGGCGTTTGGATGCGCAACACCGTCCGATCAGATTTCGACGGGCGTGGCCGGCTGTATTTGACCTTCAAGCGCACCGTGTCCCGCAGGGGACACGAAGTGTTGGAGTGCGCCTCGGACGTCAAATCCGGCAGCAAAGCGCCGTTGTAGATTTCGATGTGTCCGTCGTCTTCGCCGGCCGGTTCTTCGAGTTCGATGCGCAATGTGGTTTCGGCCCAATTCGATCGCGTAAACGCCGACAACTGTTCGATTGGCGGCAAGGACCGCGCTTCTGGGACGATCCAGCGAATCTTTTCCGTGCCTGTTC comes from the Candidatus Hydrogenedentota bacterium genome and includes:
- a CDS encoding NPCBM/NEW2 domain-containing protein, coding for MLTLGWLALVCGNALGASVEYLSDVQNERIVYYQTQGWGVMGIDTAVKPMDGRDPMPLLVKGVSYEKGLGHHAPGEILVELNGEYAAFDVEVGVQQQDSGAGSVVFQIFVDDEKRFDSGVMRGSDSAKPAHVPLDGADILRLVTTDAGDGITCDCANWADARLTRAETASRKPSSEPLDIAPFGRVATWDPARMDGARSTRIQEFSADDVYLETPVKPDKGLYTIPIHAGNRGCIGLQWAETRLLKRVGVVFATETAPVPGDAAVQFWTGESPWQGVWKPLAGEVQRDGQAWLFDIDLKRNPEFPRTGTEKIRWIVPEARSLPPIEQLSAFTRSNWAETTLRIELEEPAGEDDGHIEIYNGALLPDLTSEAHSNTSCPLRDTVRLKVKYSRPRPSKSDRTVLRIQTPRGTCGIAVEDVLSLKRVYVPAIGVYATPDSEPTSLTEYRDSLAGHKSVLERVRAMPDQSLAQALAHTHNPIQNNGPTMLSLACDNRKVIAHRDGGIQFEPLGGIPPETGSGTSPSCRMSMRFGSGKAPVAKRILRGEWLPAPEITIEEGGVMYRQCVFVAPGGRPLATAPQWLYDKPVCVAEYTFEGSGEVSLGLAVAGGDRAYKPETDPNNARGWFVERGRLLAHVAMVDEGLKCFAAGDELAIAGRVTAGNRLRCTVFIPLWQALAADFEPEPDCAPLFADFRDYWDRIMAGAMQVEIPDPLLSSIIRASQAHCLLAARNERDGATVAAWIASDRYGPLESEAHAPIYGMDLMGHRDYARRSLDFFVQRYKPDGLLTTGYTLMGTGWHLWTLARHHALWQDKPWFDLVAPKAAQAAQWIARQCEKTRRTNRSPEETPEAGLVPPGVGADWNRFAYRFAIQAHYYAGLREIADALNRIRHPQAGRLSGEADRFREAILYAYRWNQARTPAWPLFDGLCIPAYSGMLYGFGTTGEMIPGEDGNRSWAYDVELGAHHLVPLGVIGPGDPETEQMIDHMENVWFLQSGMGDYPADKNEADFFNMGGFSKVQPYYTRNAEIYALRDDVKPFLRSYFNALAAQVSLENLSLWEHFHNIGAWNKTHETGWFLVQTRTLFVAERGEDLWLAPFAPSQWFNDGNVIAIENAPTRFGTVGYRIVSSVSKGHIDASITPPARSTPGAIVLRVRHPGDLPMKSVEVNGTAHTDFDPVKAIIRLATPAGTPKIHIVY